A single region of the Ancylobacter novellus DSM 506 genome encodes:
- a CDS encoding pyridoxal-phosphate-dependent aminotransferase family protein — protein MSSNAARVAGRHFLQIPGPTPVPDRILRAMDMPTIDHRGPEFQKLGKRVLDGMKSIFKTANPVIIYPASGTGAWEAALANVLSPGDKVLMFETGHFATLWKNMAIKLGLKPDFIASDWRIGADAAAIEAKLREDKNHEIKAVCVVHNETSTGCISLIPEVRKAIDAAGHPALLLVDTISSLASIDFRHDEWGVDVTVSGSQKGLMLPPGLSFNALSPKALAAAKKSTMPKLFWSWEEMIPHNEKGYFPYTPGTNLLYGLAEAIDMLHEEGLENVFARHDRHAEATRRAVRAWGLEVLCREPKYYSSSLTAVMMPEGHDADAFREKTLNHFDMSLGTGLTKLSGKVFRIGHLGDTNDLTILGALSGVEMGLSIAGVPHKKGGGQAAMDYLTECASGALRAAA, from the coding sequence ATGTCCAGCAATGCCGCCCGGGTCGCGGGTCGCCATTTCCTGCAGATCCCGGGGCCGACCCCGGTGCCTGACCGCATCCTGCGGGCGATGGACATGCCGACCATCGACCATCGCGGCCCCGAGTTCCAGAAGCTCGGCAAGCGCGTGCTCGACGGCATGAAGTCGATCTTCAAGACCGCCAACCCGGTCATCATCTACCCCGCCTCCGGCACCGGCGCCTGGGAGGCCGCGCTCGCCAACGTGCTCTCCCCCGGCGACAAGGTGCTGATGTTCGAGACCGGCCATTTCGCCACGCTGTGGAAGAACATGGCGATTAAGCTCGGCCTCAAGCCCGATTTCATCGCCTCTGACTGGCGCATCGGTGCCGATGCCGCCGCCATCGAGGCGAAGCTGCGCGAGGACAAGAACCACGAGATCAAGGCGGTCTGCGTCGTCCACAACGAGACCTCGACCGGCTGCATCTCGCTCATCCCGGAGGTCCGCAAGGCCATCGACGCCGCCGGCCACCCGGCGCTGCTCCTCGTCGACACCATCTCCTCGCTGGCCTCCATTGACTTCCGCCATGACGAATGGGGCGTCGACGTCACCGTCTCCGGCTCGCAGAAGGGCCTGATGCTGCCGCCGGGTCTGTCCTTCAACGCCCTCTCGCCCAAGGCGCTGGCCGCGGCGAAGAAGTCGACCATGCCGAAGCTGTTCTGGTCGTGGGAGGAGATGATCCCGCACAACGAGAAGGGCTATTTCCCCTACACGCCCGGCACCAACCTGCTCTACGGCCTCGCCGAGGCCATCGACATGCTGCACGAGGAAGGGCTGGAGAACGTCTTCGCCCGCCACGACCGCCACGCCGAGGCCACCCGCCGCGCCGTGCGTGCCTGGGGGCTGGAGGTGCTCTGCCGCGAGCCGAAGTACTACTCCTCCTCGCTGACCGCGGTGATGATGCCGGAAGGCCACGACGCCGACGCCTTCCGCGAGAAGACGCTGAACCATTTCGACATGTCGCTCGGCACCGGCCTCACCAAGCTCTCGGGCAAGGTGTTCCGCATCGGCCATCTCGGCGACACCAACGACCTGACCATCCTCGGCGCGCTGTCGGGCGTGGAGATGGGCCTGTCGATCGCCGGCGTGCCGCACAAGAAGGGCGGCGGACAGGCGGCGATGGACTATCTGACCGAGTGCGCCAGCGGCGCCCTGCGCGCCGCCGCCTGA
- a CDS encoding GntR family transcriptional regulator, with amino-acid sequence MAMSETAIIPRRSLHDELAAQLRDMLMRGDLKAGDKISEQALCQRFGVSRTPLREALKVLANEGLLILSPNRGASVARVSPDEVDELFPIMGAMEGLAGEAACARATDADVARVQAMHDEMLEFYRAGDPAGYLRLNRRIHEAFFEIAGNTALTQFYQTLMVRIHAVRFIAQKSSERWREAVEDHEEMMAALKARDGVRLGTVLKEHLRHKAAMVHESLDELDSHAAE; translated from the coding sequence ATGGCGATGTCGGAGACCGCCATCATCCCGCGCCGCAGCCTGCATGACGAGCTGGCCGCGCAGCTGCGCGACATGCTCATGCGCGGCGACCTCAAGGCCGGCGACAAGATCTCCGAGCAGGCGCTGTGCCAGCGCTTCGGCGTTTCCCGCACGCCGCTGCGCGAGGCGCTGAAGGTGCTGGCGAACGAGGGTCTCCTGATCCTCTCGCCCAATCGCGGCGCCAGCGTCGCCCGCGTCTCGCCCGACGAGGTCGACGAGCTGTTCCCGATCATGGGGGCGATGGAAGGCCTGGCTGGGGAAGCCGCCTGCGCCCGCGCCACCGACGCCGACGTCGCCCGCGTGCAGGCCATGCATGACGAGATGCTGGAATTCTACCGCGCCGGCGATCCGGCCGGCTATCTGCGGCTCAACCGCCGCATCCACGAGGCGTTCTTCGAGATCGCCGGCAATACCGCGCTGACGCAGTTCTACCAGACCCTCATGGTGCGCATCCACGCGGTGCGCTTCATCGCCCAGAAGTCCAGCGAGCGCTGGCGCGAGGCGGTGGAGGACCATGAGGAGATGATGGCGGCGCTGAAGGCCCGCGACGGCGTGCGGCTCGGCACCGTGCTCAAGGAGCACCTGCGCCACAAGGCGGCGATGGTGCATGAATCGCTCGACGAGCTCGACAGCCACGCGGCGGAGTAG
- a CDS encoding FMN-dependent NADH-azoreductase, translating into MSATSSNRTLLHIDSSILGGHSVSRQVTAAIVARLTAADPSLGVVYRDLAAEPLPHATPASMPADHPLSGGKGDAASQQALDEFLAADIVVIGAPMYNFSVPTQLRAWIDRILVPGKTFAYGADGKVAGLAGGKRVIVALARGGHYGDPVATEAGEHAETYLRWVFGFIGIEPEFVKADGIAAGQRESALEGALRSAAELQAA; encoded by the coding sequence ATGAGCGCAACTTCGTCGAACCGCACCCTTCTGCACATCGATTCCTCCATCCTCGGCGGCCATTCGGTGAGCCGCCAGGTCACCGCGGCGATCGTCGCCCGTCTCACCGCCGCCGACCCCTCGCTCGGCGTCGTCTATCGCGACCTCGCGGCCGAGCCGCTGCCGCACGCGACGCCGGCCAGCATGCCGGCCGACCATCCGCTCTCCGGCGGCAAGGGCGACGCCGCGAGCCAGCAGGCGCTGGACGAGTTCCTCGCCGCCGACATCGTGGTCATCGGCGCGCCGATGTACAATTTCTCCGTCCCCACCCAGCTTCGGGCGTGGATCGACCGCATCCTCGTGCCGGGCAAGACCTTCGCCTATGGCGCGGACGGCAAGGTGGCCGGCCTCGCCGGCGGCAAGCGGGTGATCGTTGCGCTGGCGCGCGGCGGCCATTACGGAGATCCGGTCGCCACCGAGGCGGGCGAGCATGCCGAGACCTATCTGCGCTGGGTGTTCGGCTTCATCGGCATCGAGCCGGAATTCGTGAAGGCCGACGGCATCGCCGCCGGGCAGCGCGAGAGCGCGCTGGAAGGCGCGCTGAGGAGCGCGGCCGAGCTGCAGGCGGCGTGA
- a CDS encoding winged helix-turn-helix transcriptional regulator gives MTEAHHDFQSEGCREVSRVLARIGDKWSVLIVMMLADGPRRFNEMKRLINGISQRMLTLTLRGLERDGLVSRAVYPTIPPRVDYELTPLGHSLREPVMALGQWALANTGAIAQAQAQFDKRCTEEGKGAMRNGGLSAERVA, from the coding sequence GTGACTGAGGCACATCATGATTTCCAGAGCGAGGGCTGCCGCGAGGTGAGCCGCGTGCTCGCCCGCATCGGCGACAAATGGAGCGTGCTTATCGTCATGATGCTGGCCGATGGCCCACGCCGCTTCAACGAGATGAAGCGCCTGATCAACGGCATCTCGCAGCGCATGCTCACCCTTACCCTGCGCGGGCTGGAGCGCGACGGGCTGGTCTCGCGCGCCGTCTATCCCACCATCCCGCCGCGCGTGGACTATGAGCTCACCCCGCTCGGCCACTCGCTGCGCGAGCCGGTGATGGCGCTCGGCCAATGGGCACTGGCGAACACCGGCGCGATCGCGCAGGCTCAGGCACAGTTCGACAAGCGCTGCACCGAAGAGGGCAAGGGAGCCATGCGGAATGGCGGCCTCAGCGCGGAGAGAGTCGCGTGA
- a CDS encoding antibiotic biosynthesis monooxygenase family protein — protein sequence MIILINVFTVDPANQQRLIEILTEATEGSVNRAEGFISATLHRSLDGTKVTMYAQWRRLEDYEAMRRDAGPLTFFQDALAIATFDPGIYQVVRSFTPDRGEAAC from the coding sequence GTGATCATCCTCATCAACGTCTTCACCGTCGACCCCGCTAACCAGCAGCGGCTGATCGAGATATTGACGGAGGCGACGGAGGGTTCGGTCAACCGCGCCGAGGGCTTCATCTCGGCGACGCTCCACCGCAGCCTCGATGGCACGAAGGTCACGATGTACGCGCAATGGCGCCGCCTGGAGGATTACGAGGCCATGCGGCGGGATGCCGGTCCGCTCACCTTCTTCCAGGATGCACTGGCGATCGCCACCTTCGATCCGGGCATCTATCAGGTGGTGCGCAGTTTCACCCCCGACAGGGGCGAGGCTGCCTGCTGA
- a CDS encoding GntR family transcriptional regulator, whose product MPAAPIVRHSLHESLVAPLREMILQGELKPGDKVPEEQLCERFGVSRTPIREALKVLAAEGVLQILPHRGAIVARITEDQVEELFPIMASLERLAGRLAAAHASDADIARVRALHDRMIEHFEKGEEVEYLRHNRLIHEALFDLAGNATLAAFYQQILTRIHACRFVMRKSREHWAAAVADHEKIIAALEARDGERLGDLLEVHVTDTTADIARAFIARMKEEAQESPAARARRNPSRLTA is encoded by the coding sequence ATGCCCGCCGCCCCGATCGTCCGCCATTCCCTGCACGAATCGCTCGTGGCGCCGCTGCGCGAGATGATCCTTCAGGGCGAGCTCAAGCCCGGCGACAAGGTGCCGGAGGAGCAGCTCTGCGAGCGGTTCGGCGTGTCGCGCACCCCGATCCGCGAGGCGCTGAAGGTGCTGGCCGCCGAGGGCGTGCTGCAGATACTGCCGCATCGCGGCGCCATCGTCGCCCGCATCACCGAGGACCAGGTCGAGGAACTGTTCCCGATCATGGCCTCGCTGGAGCGCCTCGCCGGCCGGCTCGCCGCCGCCCATGCGAGCGACGCCGACATCGCCCGCGTGCGGGCTCTGCACGACCGCATGATCGAGCATTTCGAGAAGGGCGAGGAAGTGGAGTATCTGCGCCACAACCGGCTGATCCACGAGGCTCTCTTCGACCTTGCCGGCAACGCGACGCTCGCCGCCTTCTACCAGCAGATCCTCACCCGCATCCACGCCTGCCGCTTCGTGATGCGCAAGAGCCGCGAACACTGGGCCGCTGCCGTGGCCGACCACGAGAAGATCATCGCCGCGCTGGAGGCGCGCGACGGCGAGCGTCTCGGCGATCTTCTTGAAGTGCATGTCACCGACACTACCGCCGACATCGCCCGCGCCTTCATCGCCCGCATGAAGGAAGAGGCGCAGGAAAGCCCCGCCGCCCGCGCCCGCCGGAATCCCAGCCGCCTGACCGCCTGA
- a CDS encoding CaiB/BaiF CoA transferase family protein — protein MSDILDQTRQAAAAPQREGQPTTAARPLPLAGVRVLDVSQVMAGPYSCMLLGDLGADVVKIEPPGTGDQTRGAMGFKMKGPDSMGFLNMNRNKRSLAINLKSEAGREVFYELVKSADILVENYRPGVMKKLKCDYETVRALNPRLVYVSISGFGQTGPWAGRPGFDLMAQAMSGVMSVTGHPGGPPVKAGVPVADIGCGLFATHAALAAYIGAKNTGEGQYIDASLFEAALAFSVWDISEYWGRGTQPIPLGTANRMSAPYQAVKSKDGYFVMGATNQKLWLQLCEVIGRPDLAADPRFATNPDRLANREVLIEELEKTFVTRTSDEWVEALLAAGIPAGTMYSYPEAFESEHGRHRQMRLDIDHPNEGKVSNIGFAVKLTGTPQQVRRPPPLLGQHSGEILNEIGLDASAVEDLAARGAFAP, from the coding sequence ATGAGCGACATTCTCGACCAGACCCGGCAGGCAGCCGCCGCCCCGCAGCGCGAGGGGCAGCCGACCACGGCCGCGCGGCCGCTGCCGCTCGCCGGCGTGCGCGTGCTCGACGTCAGCCAGGTCATGGCCGGCCCCTATAGCTGCATGCTGCTCGGCGATCTCGGCGCCGACGTCGTCAAGATCGAGCCGCCCGGCACCGGCGACCAGACGCGCGGCGCCATGGGGTTCAAGATGAAGGGGCCCGACAGCATGGGCTTCCTCAACATGAACCGGAACAAGCGCTCGCTCGCCATCAACCTCAAGAGCGAGGCCGGCCGCGAGGTGTTCTACGAGCTGGTGAAGAGCGCCGACATCCTCGTCGAGAACTACCGGCCCGGCGTGATGAAGAAGCTGAAATGCGACTATGAGACGGTGCGCGCGCTCAATCCGCGCCTCGTCTATGTCTCCATCTCCGGCTTCGGCCAGACCGGCCCCTGGGCCGGGCGGCCGGGCTTCGACCTGATGGCGCAGGCCATGTCCGGCGTGATGAGCGTCACAGGCCATCCCGGCGGCCCGCCAGTGAAGGCCGGCGTGCCGGTCGCCGACATAGGCTGCGGCCTGTTTGCCACCCATGCGGCGCTCGCCGCCTATATCGGCGCGAAGAACACCGGCGAGGGCCAGTATATCGACGCTTCGCTTTTCGAGGCGGCCCTCGCCTTCTCGGTGTGGGACATCTCGGAATATTGGGGCCGCGGCACGCAGCCCATCCCGCTCGGCACCGCCAACCGCATGAGTGCGCCCTATCAGGCGGTGAAGTCCAAGGACGGCTATTTCGTCATGGGCGCCACCAACCAGAAGCTCTGGCTCCAGCTCTGCGAGGTGATCGGGCGCCCGGACCTCGCCGCCGATCCGCGCTTTGCCACCAATCCCGACCGCCTCGCCAACCGCGAGGTGCTGATCGAGGAATTGGAGAAGACCTTCGTCACCCGCACCTCCGACGAATGGGTGGAGGCGCTGCTCGCCGCGGGCATTCCCGCCGGCACCATGTACAGCTATCCCGAAGCCTTCGAGAGCGAGCATGGGCGCCATCGCCAGATGCGGCTCGATATCGACCACCCCAACGAAGGCAAGGTGTCCAATATCGGCTTTGCGGTTAAGCTCACCGGCACGCCGCAGCAGGTGCGCCGGCCCCCGCCGCTGCTCGGCCAGCACAGCGGGGAAATCCTCAACGAGATCGGCCTCGACGCCTCGGCCGTCGAGGACCTCGCCGCCCGCGGAGCTTTCGCGCCATGA
- a CDS encoding enoyl-CoA hydratase, with translation MSLAATSDAPPSDQGTVRFTKEGAVARLVFDRPAARNAMTWRMYEELAAACAAIAEDRSIRVAVLRGAGGKAFVAGTDIEQFRAFGSGDDGIAYETAVERYVGALETLPVPTIAVVEGWAVGGGMMLANACDFRLATPGARFGVPIARTLGNCLSANNLRRLTATLGAPLVRRMLLCAETPPAEEMPPNYVTVASPEVIDAEVDALCARLAANAPITLRVTRELLRRLAEDPQAADADLLRETYGSADFREGVEAFLAKRPPVWRGE, from the coding sequence ATGAGCCTTGCAGCCACGTCCGACGCGCCGCCCTCCGATCAGGGTACGGTCCGCTTCACCAAGGAAGGTGCCGTCGCCCGCCTCGTCTTCGACCGGCCGGCCGCCCGCAACGCCATGACCTGGCGCATGTATGAGGAACTGGCGGCCGCCTGCGCGGCCATTGCCGAGGACCGCTCGATCCGCGTCGCGGTGCTGCGCGGCGCCGGCGGCAAGGCCTTCGTCGCCGGCACCGACATAGAGCAGTTTCGGGCCTTCGGCTCGGGGGACGATGGCATCGCCTATGAGACGGCGGTCGAGCGCTATGTCGGCGCGCTGGAGACGCTGCCGGTCCCGACCATCGCGGTGGTGGAGGGCTGGGCGGTCGGCGGCGGCATGATGCTGGCCAATGCCTGCGATTTCCGCCTCGCCACGCCCGGCGCGCGCTTCGGCGTGCCGATCGCTCGCACGCTCGGCAACTGCCTCTCCGCCAATAATCTGCGCCGGCTGACCGCGACGCTCGGCGCACCGCTGGTGCGACGCATGCTGCTCTGCGCCGAGACGCCGCCGGCCGAGGAGATGCCGCCGAACTATGTCACCGTGGCGTCGCCGGAGGTCATCGACGCCGAGGTCGACGCGCTGTGTGCCCGCCTCGCCGCCAACGCGCCGATCACGCTGCGCGTCACCCGCGAGTTGCTGCGCCGCCTCGCCGAGGACCCGCAGGCGGCCGACGCGGATTTGTTGCGCGAGACCTATGGCAGCGCCGATTTCCGCGAAGGCGTGGAGGCGTTTCTGGCGAAGAGACCGCCGGTCTGGCGGGGGGAGTGA
- a CDS encoding amino acid ABC transporter substrate-binding protein: MNRIAFALAAAGIVMTAGLGHADTLADVKARGTLKCGVSQGLAGFSAKDDKGQWSGFDVDLCRAVASAIFDDASKVEYVPLSADARFPALQKGEIDLLSRNSTWTMQREADLKLLFAAVSYYDGQGFLVPVAKKVDTALELDKSKVCTQSGTTSVGNAKDFFKQNNMALELIELPTVDEVVKAYDEGKCDVLTTDVSQLYALRLRLAKPADYIVLPDVISKEPLGPVVRQGDDAWLNAVKWSFYALLNAEELGISQATLDQALKSQKPDVQRFVGTDGSYGEQLGLTKDWAVRIVKNVGNYGEVFERNIGAQSKLGIPRGINQLWSAGGIQYAPPIR, translated from the coding sequence ATGAACAGAATCGCATTTGCGCTGGCCGCGGCCGGCATCGTCATGACGGCCGGCCTCGGCCATGCCGATACGCTCGCCGACGTGAAGGCTCGCGGCACGCTGAAATGCGGCGTCAGCCAGGGCCTTGCCGGCTTCTCGGCCAAGGACGACAAGGGCCAGTGGTCGGGCTTCGACGTCGATCTCTGCCGCGCCGTGGCGTCGGCGATCTTCGACGACGCCTCCAAGGTCGAATATGTCCCGCTCTCGGCCGATGCGCGCTTCCCGGCGCTGCAGAAGGGCGAGATCGACCTGCTCTCGCGCAACTCGACCTGGACCATGCAGCGCGAGGCCGACCTCAAGCTGCTGTTCGCGGCCGTCTCCTATTATGACGGCCAGGGCTTCCTGGTCCCGGTGGCGAAGAAAGTCGACACCGCGCTGGAGCTCGACAAGTCCAAGGTCTGCACCCAGAGCGGCACTACCAGCGTCGGCAACGCGAAGGACTTCTTCAAGCAGAACAACATGGCGCTCGAGCTGATCGAGCTGCCGACCGTGGATGAAGTCGTCAAGGCGTATGACGAGGGCAAATGCGACGTCCTCACCACCGACGTGTCGCAGCTCTATGCGCTGCGGTTGCGCCTCGCCAAGCCGGCCGACTACATCGTGCTGCCCGACGTGATCTCCAAGGAGCCGCTCGGCCCGGTGGTGCGGCAGGGCGACGATGCGTGGCTGAACGCGGTCAAGTGGAGCTTCTACGCCCTGTTGAACGCCGAAGAGCTCGGCATCAGCCAGGCGACGCTCGACCAGGCGCTGAAGTCGCAGAAGCCGGACGTGCAGCGCTTCGTCGGCACCGACGGCAGCTATGGCGAGCAGCTCGGCCTGACCAAGGACTGGGCGGTGCGCATCGTCAAGAATGTCGGCAATTACGGCGAGGTGTTCGAGCGTAACATCGGTGCGCAGTCGAAGCTCGGCATCCCGCGCGGCATCAACCAGCTCTGGAGCGCCGGCGGCATCCAGTACGCCCCGCCGATCCGGTGA